The Micropterus dolomieu isolate WLL.071019.BEF.003 ecotype Adirondacks linkage group LG22, ASM2129224v1, whole genome shotgun sequence genome contains a region encoding:
- the LOC123962324 gene encoding uncharacterized protein LOC123962324, with the protein MEQDCVAGLYRSLGMSVGAEFSSADVSRLYRKVFCVPSDTDEAHVAMKKIAGGDNSWSCVGENVLDVLIEMEREREKKEQLYWDLQLLNAGNPNTLCVMDKPAVIDLHVLNCLHQSSDPNTFKKADNQSESESLQSCTFDTVSLQRERQVRGKEQDGSVKGVKRLKVARHCWARLASEGAKSILPSPWQGQSQEFRGQAWGCVSLSDVLLLVDVKYDVVTHLLYTEMLQEHYTLSVWETLLPWQKHKEEEGLEDLAEEALESGDMLRLAELPGAFRIYRTCLGESFRSRPESGEQGWSAVSLLCDLHTFRQQERDSLTVLGERLDRESLRLLCLYIRLATLRAQREKMSYSAFLAARQSWETWPHVKSPCRAEQAAQWLRGEVEEQKKDFVSESPQQQAVLQLLVLTQEQEREHLVKLVHRISLEDLQEPGCAVPPREDSHIHDVLRNGCIKRLRQIQAGLQTLNETQIPLQQTNPQAQLQPQPQMQAHISSQPGIWSQHQLEDCSLLLLTHLMELQEVQASALLPALMDKSVQGVQALRDEYESALQAKRYTNPLQLLVSDAPLTSCSILTPYPNVTEMSSNELITAQSCCSGPAEAQNSSGAPAEAPRFVSIRRASRELNRVQAADGTDKQDVCTGCGVAVEELPYLEILCVSDAASNTHRSLAAEGGAQEELEGSAAKSPQSYEKQGSLIALAWSKPPDDDTDYEAEAAVGGTGQSQDVESSSKTQVQKSDMNSTAEHTECEETSGEKDREDLFQSDLTGHRDTQSADQQCNTVGQKRAIADQQEKGEAVSNCDLQTYESVAETLQGVQPHLLVDVPEIKRHAGDLCSRLMNETANVDREVAEVELCPTATETQQWDFRRPEPAQAEDEKCNSRATVDCSPAERESTLMEREQSTEPVSAVERERTMRNLVDMQRKVEQKQQRDRERQLLRVQERLSIIQNRKAEEDLLGLKHTDRLRHLTQDLPQEDKNRQKTVVRERLEQLRRERSHVMQSKRDRNTAGFKELLGPVALHSRETDDGAD; encoded by the exons ATGGAGCAG GATTGTGTCGCTGGTCTGTACCGATCTCTGGGTATGTCTGTCGGAGCAGAGTTTTCCTCTGCAGATGTGAGTCGCCTCTACCGCAAAGTGTTTTGTGTTCCCTCTGACACTGATGAAGCACATGTGGCCATGAAGAAG ATCGCAGGAGGTGACAATAGCTGGTCCTGTGTAGGTGAAAATGTGTTGGATGTTCTCATAGAAATGGAAAGGGAGAGGGAAAAGAAGGAACAG CTCTACTGGGACCTCCAGCTGCTAAATGCTGGAAATCCCAACACTCTCTGTGTGATGGACAAGCCAGCTGTCATCGATCTTCATGTGCTGAATTGCCTGCACCAAAGCTCAGACccaaatactttcaaaaaagCTGACAACCAATCAGAGTCAGAATCTTTACAGTCATGCACATTTGACACTGTCAGTTTACAG agggagagacaagTGAGGGGTAAAGAGCAGGATGGGAGTGTGAAGGGAGTGAAGAGGCTGAAGGTAGCCAGGCACTGCTGGGCAAG ATTGGCATCAGAGGGTGCAAAAAGTATATTGCCCTCTCCCTGGCAGGGTCAAAGCCAAGAGTTTAGAGGTCAGGCCTGGGGCTGTGTCTCCCTGTCAGATGTCCTCCTCTTGGTGGATGTGAAGTATGATGTGGTGACCCACTTGCTTTATACAGAAATGCTCCAGGAGCACTACA CTCTGAGTGTCTGGGAGACTCTGCTGCCATGGCAAAAACACAAGGAAGAGGAGGGGCTGGAGGATCTTGCAGAGGAGGCTTTGGAGTCAGGTGACATGCTCCGTTTGGCTGAGCTGCCAGGAGCATTCAGGATATACAG GACCTGCCTGGGAGAGTCTTTTAGAAGCCGTCCTGAGTCTGGGGAGCAGGGTTGGTCTGCTGTTTCACTCCTGTGTGATTTACACACATTTCGTCAACAAGAAAGGGACTCACTAACAGTCCTGGGTGAGAG GCTGGACAGGGAGAGCCTCAGACTTTTGTGTCTTTACATCAGGTTGGCAACTCTCAGAGCTCAGAGAGAAAAAATGTCCTACAGCGCTTTTCTGGCAGCTCGGCAGTCCTGGGAGACATG GCCACATGTTAAGAGCCCATGCCGAGCAGAGCAGGCAGCCCAGTGGCTACGTGGTGAAGTGGAGGAGCAAAAGAAAGACTTTGTCTCGGAATCACCACAGCAG CAGGCAGTGCTGCAGTTGCTAGTGCTGACACAGGAGCAGGAGAGGGAGCATCTGGTCAAGTTGGTACACAGGATTTCCCTAGAGGATTTGCAAGAGCCAGGTTGCGCAGTGCCTCCAAGAGAGG ATAGTCATATACACGATGTTTTAAGAAATGGCTGCATAAAAAGGCTGAGACAAATCCAGGCCGGCCTGCAGACACTCAATGAGACTCAGATCCCCTTACAGCAAACAAACCCTCAGGCACAACTCCAGCCCCAGCCCCAAATGCAGGCCCACATAAGCAGTCAACCGGGGATTTGGTCCCAACACCAGCTGGAGGATTGTTCCCTGCTCCTCTTGACCCATCTGATGGAGCTCCAGGAGGTCCAAGCTTCTGCATTACTGCCAGCATTGATGGACAAG AGCGTACAGGGTGTCCAAGCTCTGCGAGATGAATATGAATCTGCACTTCAAGCAAAGCGCTACACCAACCCACTCCAACTCCTGGTCTCAGACGCCCCTCTCACTTCCTGTTCTATACTAACTCCTTATCCGAACGTAACCGAAATGAGCAGCAATGAGCTCATCACAGCTCAATCCTGCTGCAGTGGACCAGCTGAGGCTCAAAACAGCAGTGGAGCCCCAGCTGAAGCTCCGAGGTTTGTTTCAATCAGAAGAGCCAGCAGAGAACTGAATAGGGTGCAAGCTGCAGATGGGACTGACAAACAGGACGTCTGTACAG GTTGTGGAGTGGCTGTGGAGGAACTGCCCTACTTGGAGATCTTGTGTGTATCAGATGCAGCAAGTAATACTCATCGGAGTCTCGCTGCGGAGGGAGGAGCCCAGGAAGAATTAGAGGGCAGTGCAGCAAAGAGCCCCCAGAGCTATGAGAAACAGGGCTCACTGATCGCCCTTGCTTGGAGCAAACCGCCAGATGATGACACTGACTATGAGGCAGAAGCTGCAGTCGGGGGCACAGGACAGAGCCAGGATGTTGAGAGCAGTTCGAAGACCCAAGTCCAGAAAAGTGACATGAACAGCACAGCTGAACACACAGAGTGTGAGGAGACTTctggagagaaagacagggaagATCTGTTCCAGTCTGATTTGACAGGTCATCGTGACACGCAGTCTGCAGACCAGCAGTGCAACACAGTAGGACAG AAGAGAGCAATAGCTGATCAACAGGAGAAGGGAGAAGCCGTATCCAACTGTGACCTGCAAACATATGAGTCGGTAGCAGAAACATTGCAGGGTGTACAACCACATCTCTTGGTTGACGTTCCTGAAATTAAGCGGCACGCTGGTGACCTCTGCTCTAGACTTATGAATGAGACAGCAAATGTGGACAGAGAAGTGGCTGAGGTGGAATTATGTCCCACTGCAACCGAGACACAGCAGTGGGACTTTAGAAGGCCTGAACCCGCTCAGGCTGAGGACGAGAAATGTAATTCACGAGCCACA GTTGACTGTAGCCCTGCAGAGAGGGAATCCACACTGATGGAGAGAGAGCAATCCACAGAACCAGTCTCGGCAGTGGAGAGAGAACGAACAATGCGCAACCTGGTGGACATGCAAAGAAAGGTTGAacagaagcagcagagagatagagagagacaacTGCTGAGG GTTCAGGAGCGTCTGTCCATCATCCAGAACAGGAAGGCAGAGGAAGACCTGCTTggcctgaaacacacagacaggctaAGGCACCTCACACAAGATCTACCACAG gAGGATAAGAACCGGCAGAAGACAGTTGTTAGAGAGAGACTGGAGCAGCTGAGAAGAGAGCGTTCCCATGTCATGCAGTCCAAACGAGACAG GAACACTGCAGGATTTAAAGAACTCCTTGGACCAGTAGCTCTccacagcagagaaacagatgaTGGAGCAGATTGA